From Streptomyces sp. NBC_01754, a single genomic window includes:
- a CDS encoding polysaccharide deacetylase family protein has protein sequence MAADTSPPRTRTRLPHAPPWILTYHSVSDPAHDPYGITVSADRLDEQLSWLRRRGLAGVGVTSLLRADPSERRALVGLTFDDGYADFVGEALPVLLEHGCTATVFVLPGRLGGSNDWDPLGPRRPLLTEEDIRTVAAAGMEIGSHGMRHLDLTDLSDAALRRETHGSREAVGRITGGLPAGFCYPYGRADARVLASVREAGYAFGCALDPGPLRGPLALPRTHVSHADRSARLRAKSVRHRLRHRSADVPGRHG, from the coding sequence ATGGCCGCTGACACATCGCCACCCCGCACCCGGACACGTCTCCCGCACGCCCCGCCGTGGATCCTCACCTACCACTCGGTGAGCGACCCGGCCCACGACCCGTACGGCATCACCGTCTCCGCCGACCGTCTGGACGAGCAGCTGAGCTGGCTGCGCCGCCGGGGCCTGGCCGGGGTCGGTGTCACCTCGCTGCTGCGCGCGGACCCGTCCGAACGACGCGCCCTGGTAGGGCTGACCTTCGACGACGGATACGCCGACTTCGTCGGGGAGGCGCTCCCGGTACTCCTCGAACACGGCTGCACCGCGACCGTGTTCGTCCTGCCCGGCCGCCTCGGCGGCAGCAACGACTGGGACCCGCTGGGACCGCGCCGGCCGCTGCTCACCGAGGAGGACATCCGGACCGTCGCGGCGGCGGGCATGGAGATCGGCTCGCACGGTATGCGCCATCTCGACCTGACGGACCTCTCCGACGCCGCCCTGCGCCGTGAGACGCACGGCAGCCGGGAGGCAGTCGGCCGAATCACCGGAGGCCTTCCGGCCGGCTTCTGCTACCCGTACGGCAGGGCCGACGCACGGGTGCTGGCCTCGGTGCGGGAGGCCGGGTACGCCTTCGGCTGCGCCCTGGACCCCGGCCCGCTGCGCGGACCACTCGCCCTGCCGCGTACCCATGTCAGCCACGCCGACCGATCCGCCCGCCTCCGTGCGAAGTCGGTACGCCACCGGCTGAGGCACCGGTCGGCGGACGTCCCAGGGAGGCACGGGTGA
- a CDS encoding glycosyltransferase, with protein MKVLHVITGLGVGGAEQQLRLLLRHLPARCDVVTLTNPGAVAEGLRSDGVRVRHLGMRGNRDVTAVPRLARLVRDGGYDLVHTHLYRACVYGRIAAGLAGTASVATEHSLGREEIEGRPLTRGTRALYLRTERLGSATVAVSDTVAGRLRDWGVPAARIHTVPNGVDAAAFRFDGGRRRAVRARLGLPGDAFVVGGVGRLVPGKRFDVTLRAVAALPGAWLLLAGDGPQAGPLRALAGRLGVADRVRFAGECGVDGAPDVPAVLGAMDVFVSASREESFGLAVVEALSAGLPVVHGPCPAVDDLPAGQVPDGATRLRSRADPTAELAAVLRRHRTLGPRRLPVPRAVERYDIRLSGRRLMGVYAHALGSPAPVPAPKSPTPSTRRAH; from the coding sequence GTGAAGGTGCTGCACGTGATCACCGGCCTCGGTGTCGGCGGGGCCGAGCAGCAGCTGCGGCTGCTGCTGCGTCACCTGCCCGCCCGCTGCGACGTCGTCACGCTCACCAACCCGGGCGCGGTCGCCGAGGGGCTTCGCTCGGACGGGGTGCGGGTGCGGCACCTCGGCATGCGGGGCAACCGGGACGTGACCGCCGTACCGAGGCTCGCCCGGCTCGTGCGGGACGGCGGGTACGACCTCGTCCACACGCACCTGTACCGGGCGTGCGTCTACGGGCGGATCGCGGCCGGACTCGCCGGGACCGCCTCGGTGGCGACGGAGCACTCACTGGGCCGCGAGGAGATCGAGGGACGCCCCCTCACCCGGGGGACCCGCGCCCTCTATCTGCGGACCGAGCGGCTGGGGTCGGCGACGGTCGCCGTCTCCGACACCGTCGCGGGACGGCTGCGCGACTGGGGGGTGCCGGCCGCACGGATCCATACGGTGCCCAACGGCGTCGACGCGGCGGCGTTCCGTTTCGACGGCGGGCGGCGGCGTGCGGTCCGGGCGCGGCTCGGCCTGCCCGGGGACGCGTTCGTGGTGGGCGGTGTGGGCCGTCTGGTGCCCGGCAAACGCTTCGACGTGACGCTGCGGGCCGTCGCGGCGCTCCCCGGGGCCTGGCTCCTGCTGGCCGGCGACGGTCCGCAGGCCGGTCCGCTGCGCGCCCTCGCCGGCCGGCTGGGGGTCGCGGACCGGGTCCGCTTCGCCGGGGAGTGCGGTGTGGACGGCGCGCCTGACGTCCCCGCGGTACTCGGGGCGATGGATGTCTTCGTCTCGGCGTCCCGGGAGGAGTCCTTCGGCCTCGCCGTCGTCGAGGCACTGTCCGCGGGGCTGCCCGTCGTGCACGGCCCGTGTCCCGCCGTCGACGACCTGCCGGCCGGTCAGGTACCGGACGGGGCCACCCGTCTGCGGTCGCGGGCCGACCCCACCGCCGAACTGGCGGCCGTGCTGCGGCGCCACAGGACGCTCGGCCCGCGCAGGCTGCCGGTGCCCCGGGCGGTGGAGCGCTACGACATCCGGCTCAGCGGCCGGCGCCTCATGGGCGTGTACGCCCATGCCCTCGGCTCCCCCGCACCCGTCCCGGCCCCGAAGTCCCCGACCCCCTCTACCCGGAGAGCACACTGA